TTCTACCATCAGAATATGGCATTCCTGTGCGGCAATCGGTTTATGCTCCACCCCTTTGGGTACCACGATCATCTCTCCGGCTTTAAGCGCCGCCACCCCGTCTCGAAAGGCAATTTCCATTTCACCGGCAATCACAATGAAAACTTCGTCCGTCTCCGGGTGGTTGTGCCAGACAAATTCGCCCTGAATTTTGGCAATTTTGAAGTGATAATCATTCATCTGCGCGATGATCTTTGGCGACCAATATTCGCTAAAGATGCTAAAT
The Chloroflexota bacterium genome window above contains:
- a CDS encoding cupin domain-containing protein: MHIAPIRFDEKFSIFSEYWSPKIIAQMNDYHFKIAKIQGEFVWHNHPETDEVFIVIAGEMEIAFRDGVAALKAGEMIVVPKGVEHKPIAAQECHILMVEPAGTLNTGDAGGDHTIEKIPWI